A part of Coriobacteriia bacterium genomic DNA contains:
- the rlmD gene encoding 23S rRNA (uracil(1939)-C(5))-methyltransferase RlmD, giving the protein MNTEIVRIQRLGAGADSVAGLSDGKTVFIPFGCPDDEVEIKIIEDRGNYARGEIVRIITPSPMRVSPSCPYFGTCGGCEWQHIDYADQLISKRNIVVDALSRIGKIENADALVLDCVPSKNQYNYRNKIELEARMNNGRFELGFHKRGTHQLIEVDSCALFTKKFQKAPKALRGALSYLVGNQDYAIERIGIRAATFTSDVEIALYTAPGPFPRAMVAKMLKQAMPQATSIVRVLLKDKAETRTVSKVEVLLGKGRLEEMIGDISYGISAPSFWQVNTRGAAVLVDSALEFLEPDETDTVVDLYSGVGTFTLPLAKSAGEVLAVESYGPAVRDLRRNLDENNLDAEAIGGDAAREISSIDHIDGLIVDPPRAGLDAKVIESLIGRKYLKKLVYVSCDPATLARDLKSLVAGGYSIIEVKPVDLFPQTHHVECVVSMSRSES; this is encoded by the coding sequence GAAATCGTAAGAATACAACGCCTCGGAGCGGGTGCGGACTCCGTCGCCGGTCTCTCCGACGGCAAAACCGTTTTCATTCCCTTCGGCTGTCCGGATGACGAAGTCGAAATAAAAATCATCGAGGACCGCGGAAACTATGCACGAGGCGAAATCGTCAGGATAATCACACCGTCTCCCATGCGTGTCAGCCCCTCTTGCCCCTACTTCGGCACGTGCGGAGGTTGCGAATGGCAGCATATCGATTATGCCGACCAGTTGATTTCCAAGCGCAACATCGTCGTGGATGCTTTGTCACGTATCGGCAAAATCGAAAATGCAGATGCTCTCGTTCTTGACTGCGTGCCCTCGAAAAACCAATACAACTATCGCAATAAAATCGAGCTCGAAGCTCGAATGAACAACGGTCGTTTCGAACTCGGCTTCCATAAACGAGGAACGCACCAACTCATCGAAGTGGATTCATGCGCGCTTTTCACGAAAAAGTTTCAAAAGGCCCCCAAAGCATTGCGCGGAGCGCTTAGCTATCTCGTCGGAAATCAGGACTACGCCATAGAACGTATCGGCATTCGGGCCGCCACGTTTACCAGCGATGTCGAAATTGCGCTCTATACGGCGCCGGGTCCCTTCCCCCGCGCCATGGTCGCAAAAATGCTGAAACAAGCCATGCCACAAGCCACAAGCATCGTACGGGTTCTGCTGAAGGACAAGGCGGAGACGCGCACCGTGAGCAAGGTGGAAGTGCTTTTGGGAAAGGGCCGCCTCGAAGAGATGATCGGTGACATCTCGTATGGAATCTCCGCGCCGAGTTTTTGGCAGGTCAATACGAGGGGCGCAGCCGTGCTGGTCGACAGTGCGCTCGAATTTCTCGAACCCGACGAAACCGACACCGTAGTCGATCTGTATTCAGGTGTCGGAACTTTCACCCTCCCCCTGGCGAAAAGCGCCGGAGAGGTGCTCGCCGTCGAGTCGTACGGTCCGGCTGTGCGCGATCTGCGCCGCAACCTCGATGAGAACAACCTGGATGCGGAGGCTATCGGCGGAGACGCTGCGCGTGAGATATCTTCCATCGACCATATCGATGGGCTGATCGTCGATCCTCCCCGCGCCGGCCTCGACGCAAAAGTCATCGAGTCGCTCATCGGGCGAAAATACCTCAAGAAACTCGTCTACGTGTCGTGCGACCCCGCCACACTTGCTCGCGACTTGAAATCACTCGTTGCCGGTGGATACTCGATCATCGAGGTTAAGCCCGTCGACCTTTTCCCGCAGACGCATCACGTTGAGTGTGTGGTATCGATGTCGCGGAGCGAGTCCTAA
- a CDS encoding hydrolase: MDVKIHRGQNQIGGNIIEIATASTKILFDVGLDLCEANNKDLPAIEGLFNGKGYDGVFISHYHSDHLGLAYFINRDIPLYIGESSYKIVRAADDYKGVSSIAPKGFLHHGIPIVINDISVTPYLCDHSAFDSYMLLCEADNESILYTGDFRSNGRKSYSRLLAQLPDKIDRLICEGTTLSRKNHVSKTETELEEEVVNCLKDTDGPVFVLQSSTNIDRIVTMYRAAKRCRRIFLQDLYMADITSSIGGNIPNPAFDDVFPFMTNSRRYDGLCKYQNRVGKEFISGAQFVMCVRTSMSRYLRSLSKLMSFENGCLIYSFWDGYKETESVKTFLKVCRELGLKVITLHTSGHADAKAINQLIAKTNPTEILPIHTENPDWFKENLQH; encoded by the coding sequence ATGGACGTTAAAATCCATCGAGGTCAAAACCAAATAGGTGGAAACATCATCGAAATAGCAACTGCAAGCACAAAAATACTGTTTGATGTCGGTCTAGACCTTTGCGAGGCCAACAATAAGGATTTGCCTGCTATTGAAGGCCTGTTCAACGGCAAGGGTTACGACGGTGTATTCATATCGCATTACCACAGCGATCACTTAGGTCTAGCCTATTTTATCAATCGAGATATTCCGCTCTATATCGGCGAGTCAAGCTACAAGATCGTCAGGGCGGCCGATGACTACAAAGGGGTATCGAGCATTGCCCCGAAAGGGTTCCTCCATCACGGCATTCCAATTGTGATAAACGATATTAGCGTAACTCCCTATCTGTGCGACCACTCCGCCTTCGATAGCTATATGCTTCTTTGCGAGGCTGATAACGAAAGCATTCTCTATACGGGGGACTTCCGCTCCAATGGAAGAAAATCGTACAGCAGACTATTAGCGCAACTTCCGGATAAGATCGACAGACTTATTTGCGAAGGCACGACCCTTTCCCGAAAGAATCATGTTTCCAAGACCGAAACTGAGCTTGAAGAGGAAGTCGTGAACTGCCTGAAAGACACCGACGGTCCCGTTTTTGTTTTGCAGTCTTCGACGAATATCGACAGAATCGTCACCATGTATCGTGCGGCAAAACGCTGTAGGAGAATATTTTTACAGGATCTATATATGGCGGATATAACCTCGTCCATTGGAGGAAATATCCCAAATCCCGCGTTCGACGACGTCTTCCCATTCATGACAAACTCCCGAAGATATGACGGCTTATGCAAATATCAAAATAGGGTTGGAAAAGAATTTATCTCCGGGGCACAATTCGTCATGTGCGTTAGGACTTCAATGTCAAGATATCTGCGCTCTTTGTCCAAACTGATGAGTTTTGAAAACGGATGCCTCATCTATTCATTTTGGGACGGATACAAAGAGACAGAGTCCGTGAAAACTTTTTTGAAAGTTTGCCGAGAATTGGGACTTAAGGTAATAACTTTGCACACAAGCGGGCACGCCGATGCCAAAGCCATAAACCAGCTGATTGCAAAAACAAACCCGACAGAAATTTTACCGATACACACCGAAAACCCGGACTGGTTCAAAGAAAACTTACAACACTGA
- a CDS encoding PAS domain S-box protein, whose protein sequence is MTGDKNMEKANKGWEHNRSLLEASLDPIVTIGPDGIITDANSATEKATGLPKEKIIGTDFSEYFTEPDKVRAGYKQVFDVGKVVDYELYLKHINGSSIPVLYNASLHKDNEGQIIGVFAAVRDISAIKKYENELIDFKNNLESIVQQKTAELIIANKELVFQNEEKEKRAEELVVANKELAFQNDEKDKRAAELVLANRELIFQTGEKADRAAELVIADEELVFQSGEKADRAAELLLANKELAFQTGEKADRAAELLIANKELVFQNEEKEKRAAELIIANKELVIQNEEKEKRAVELAIANEELFIQRKKTEEFNNQLESRVAERTAQLESVNKELEAFSYSVSHDLKAPLRHITGYISLLVKKHTNLLPAEGLRYLDNISLSATNMGELIDGLLQFSRTGRLEMNQKLLDMNEIVDALIQPNREQDQQHRIEFHINPLPPAFGDLEMIKSVWNNLIENAIKFSKKKDLAKISIGAEENETEIIYYIKDNGAGFDMNYAAKLFTVFQRLHLQENFEGTGIGLATVQKIIARHGGRIWAEGKVGEGAAFFFSLIKRKER, encoded by the coding sequence TTGACTGGAGATAAGAATATGGAAAAAGCAAATAAGGGGTGGGAACATAACCGCAGCTTGCTTGAAGCAAGCCTTGACCCCATCGTAACGATAGGACCCGATGGCATAATAACAGATGCCAATTCTGCAACAGAAAAGGCTACAGGACTTCCTAAAGAAAAGATAATCGGCACGGACTTTTCAGAATACTTTACCGAGCCTGACAAGGTTCGCGCTGGATATAAACAAGTCTTTGATGTTGGCAAGGTCGTTGATTATGAACTTTATCTCAAACATATCAATGGATCATCCATTCCTGTTTTATATAATGCATCCCTGCATAAAGACAATGAAGGTCAAATAATCGGAGTGTTTGCTGCTGTAAGGGATATTTCTGCAATAAAAAAATATGAAAACGAGCTTATTGATTTTAAAAACAATCTTGAATCAATCGTTCAACAAAAAACAGCCGAATTAATCATTGCAAATAAAGAACTTGTTTTTCAAAACGAAGAAAAAGAGAAACGTGCGGAGGAACTCGTTGTAGCCAACAAAGAGCTGGCGTTTCAAAATGACGAAAAGGATAAAAGAGCAGCAGAGCTAGTCCTGGCAAATAGAGAGCTCATCTTTCAGACTGGAGAGAAGGCAGACAGGGCAGCAGAGCTAGTGATTGCTGATGAAGAGCTTGTCTTTCAAAGCGGAGAGAAAGCAGACAGAGCAGCAGAGCTACTTCTCGCCAACAAAGAGCTGGCTTTTCAAACTGGTGAGAAGGCGGACAGGGCGGCAGAGTTACTTATCGCCAACAAAGAGCTGGTGTTTCAAAATGAAGAAAAAGAAAAGCGCGCAGCAGAATTAATCATTGCAAATAAAGAGTTGGTTATCCAAAACGAAGAAAAAGAGAAACGTGCTGTGGAGTTAGCCATTGCCAACGAAGAACTTTTTATTCAGCGGAAAAAAACAGAAGAGTTTAACAACCAATTGGAATCTCGCGTCGCTGAGAGAACGGCTCAGCTTGAATCTGTGAACAAAGAGTTAGAAGCGTTTTCCTATTCCGTATCCCATGATTTGAAAGCCCCTTTAAGACATATAACAGGATACATTTCATTATTAGTGAAAAAACACACGAACCTGCTTCCTGCAGAAGGCCTTCGTTATCTTGACAACATTTCTCTTTCTGCTACGAACATGGGAGAGCTAATCGATGGACTGCTTCAATTTTCAAGAACCGGAAGACTAGAAATGAACCAAAAGTTGCTCGATATGAATGAAATAGTGGATGCTTTGATTCAACCTAATAGAGAGCAGGACCAACAGCACAGAATAGAATTCCATATCAATCCCCTGCCACCCGCTTTCGGTGACCTTGAAATGATAAAATCAGTCTGGAATAACCTTATTGAAAACGCAATAAAATTTTCCAAGAAAAAAGATCTGGCGAAAATATCCATTGGCGCAGAAGAAAACGAGACTGAAATAATTTACTATATCAAGGATAATGGCGCAGGTTTCGATATGAACTACGCAGCAAAATTATTTACAGTTTTTCAACGTTTGCACCTTCAAGAGAATTTCGAGGGCACCGGGATAGGACTTGCAACCGTTCAAAAAATAATCGCAAGACATGGCGGGAGAATCTGGGCTGAAGGCAAGGTCGGAGAAGGGGCCGCCTTCTTCTTCTCTTTAATTAAAAGAAAGGAAAGGTAA
- a CDS encoding response regulator, with protein MVMKTILYIEDNPLDIELTLEALKENRIANPIVVTRDGIEALEYLRFEGPFKDRKTMNPSMILLDLKMPRMNGLEFLTIVKKDAKFKHIPVIMLTSSREEKDLIKGYDLRVNAYIVKPIDFSSLLDMLKQLTDFWLIINELPHE; from the coding sequence ATGGTAATGAAAACTATTCTTTATATCGAGGACAACCCCTTGGACATTGAGCTGACATTGGAAGCATTAAAAGAAAACAGAATTGCAAATCCAATCGTTGTAACCCGTGACGGTATAGAAGCGTTGGAATATTTAAGGTTTGAAGGCCCCTTTAAAGACAGAAAAACAATGAATCCCAGTATGATTTTATTGGATTTGAAAATGCCAAGAATGAATGGGCTGGAATTCCTAACAATTGTTAAAAAAGATGCGAAATTCAAGCACATTCCTGTTATTATGCTGACGTCCTCCCGGGAGGAAAAGGATTTAATAAAAGGGTATGACTTGAGAGTAAATGCCTATATTGTAAAACCGATTGATTTTTCTTCTTTACTAGATATGTTAAAACAGCTGACGGACTTTTGGTTGATTATCAACGAGTTGCCCCATGAATAG
- a CDS encoding diguanylate cyclase has translation MDAELIKEYLLENFGSEIQINVVTNEADFILAISKDTYDLILADFILHGFDGFAALEHAKSICPSTPFLCVSGFIGEESAVELLKQGATDYILKNKLGRLKYSMERALKESKDQNDLREANLSLIKIGERYKTLTQTSIDGFFILDIEGRFLEVNDAYCKISEYSREILLSMNINDLDFDESDKQTDARVQKIIDKGWDQFNSRHRKNDGTFFNVHNNITFIPNEKLFICFVHDVTDRQKAEEEILRSINHDHLTGLYNRRFYEEELKRLDTKRNFPLTIVMGDINGLKLINDSFGHTMGDELLRKAAGVINHACRADDIIARLGGDEFVIILPKTDAFETERIIKRIKDLSLKEKVGNIEISISFGYATKSNEEENLQEIFKYAEDRMYQHKHSESLGARSKTIDLILNTLYKKTSIERSHSIRVSEVCEAIATKMDFNENDVFQIRTAGLIHDIGKMEIDEKILNKPGKLSKDEWEKKQRHPEIGYRILSAVIKFPLIAEDILEHHERWDGKGYPRGLKGEEISLPSRIIAVADSYDAMTSDRTYDKTLSEEEAINEIMRCSGTQFDPDVAKVFIEKVLGQKWEQLNKI, from the coding sequence ATGGATGCTGAACTTATAAAAGAGTATTTACTTGAAAATTTCGGATCCGAAATCCAAATCAATGTGGTCACAAATGAGGCGGATTTTATTTTAGCGATATCTAAAGATACGTATGATTTGATTCTTGCGGACTTTATTTTGCACGGGTTTGACGGGTTCGCGGCACTGGAGCATGCTAAATCGATATGCCCATCCACGCCGTTTTTATGCGTATCCGGGTTCATAGGAGAAGAATCCGCCGTGGAACTTTTGAAGCAAGGCGCGACGGATTATATTTTAAAAAATAAATTGGGACGTCTGAAATATTCTATGGAAAGAGCGCTGAAGGAATCAAAAGATCAGAATGATCTAAGGGAAGCCAATTTATCCCTTATTAAAATCGGGGAACGATATAAAACCCTGACACAAACTTCAATTGACGGGTTCTTTATTTTGGACATAGAGGGCCGTTTTTTGGAAGTCAACGACGCCTATTGCAAAATAAGCGAATATTCCAGAGAGATTTTACTCTCCATGAATATCAACGATTTGGATTTTGATGAATCGGACAAACAAACTGACGCACGTGTCCAAAAGATTATCGATAAAGGATGGGATCAATTTAACAGCAGACATCGTAAAAACGATGGAACATTCTTCAACGTACACAATAACATCACTTTTATACCAAACGAAAAATTATTCATCTGTTTCGTTCATGATGTCACCGATAGGCAAAAGGCTGAAGAAGAAATCCTTCGTTCAATTAATCATGACCATCTTACGGGGCTGTACAACCGAAGATTTTATGAAGAAGAATTAAAGAGACTTGATACAAAAAGAAACTTTCCTCTAACTATTGTTATGGGTGATATAAACGGATTAAAACTGATCAATGATTCCTTTGGACATACCATGGGTGATGAGCTTCTCAGGAAAGCAGCAGGAGTGATAAACCACGCATGCCGAGCTGACGATATTATTGCCAGACTCGGAGGGGATGAATTTGTTATTATACTGCCTAAAACGGATGCTTTTGAAACAGAACGAATCATTAAACGTATCAAGGATTTGTCCTTAAAAGAAAAAGTAGGCAACATTGAAATTTCTATTTCCTTTGGTTACGCAACAAAAAGCAACGAGGAAGAAAATCTTCAAGAGATATTTAAATATGCTGAAGATCGTATGTATCAGCATAAGCACTCTGAAAGTCTTGGCGCTAGAAGCAAAACAATAGACTTGATTTTGAATACGCTCTACAAAAAAACCAGCATAGAGCGGTCGCATTCTATAAGAGTTAGTGAAGTCTGTGAAGCTATCGCAACCAAGATGGATTTTAATGAGAATGATGTTTTTCAGATTAGAACAGCTGGACTAATACATGATATAGGGAAAATGGAAATTGATGAAAAAATTCTCAATAAACCCGGAAAGCTGAGCAAAGATGAATGGGAAAAGAAGCAGAGACACCCTGAAATAGGGTATCGAATATTAAGCGCGGTCATTAAATTTCCTTTAATAGCAGAGGATATTCTTGAGCATCATGAAAGATGGGATGGAAAAGGATATCCGAGAGGTCTTAAGGGCGAAGAAATTTCATTGCCTTCAAGGATTATTGCCGTTGCAGATTCCTATGATGCTATGACTAGTGATAGGACTTATGATAAAACTTTGAGTGAGGAAGAAGCCATAAACGAAATAATGAGATGCTCCGGCACCCAGTTTGATCCAGATGTTGCCAAGGTATTCATTGAAAAGGTTTTAGGGCAAAAGTGGGAACAGCTTAACAAAATATAA
- a CDS encoding N-acetyltransferase — MDTIQFAELATEHLPVVLDIYNHYVLHTTATFHSHVLSMNEMKDLVIFESPVYKTFVIFQDESLCGYVLLTQFKKREAYDGTAEVTIYLKSDFTGKGIGNLALDFIESYASTKELHVLLATICGENAASVKLFEKCGYTRCARYKEVGKKFGKSLDVVVYQKIIDC, encoded by the coding sequence ATGGATACCATTCAATTCGCAGAACTTGCCACCGAGCATTTGCCGGTGGTCTTGGATATCTACAATCATTACGTATTGCACACGACTGCGACCTTTCACTCCCATGTACTTTCAATGAACGAAATGAAAGATCTGGTGATTTTCGAGAGTCCGGTATATAAGACTTTCGTCATATTCCAAGACGAAAGTCTATGCGGCTACGTGCTATTGACCCAGTTCAAAAAGAGGGAGGCATACGACGGCACTGCCGAGGTCACCATCTATCTGAAAAGCGACTTCACCGGCAAGGGGATCGGAAACCTCGCGCTCGATTTCATCGAAAGCTACGCTTCCACAAAAGAACTGCACGTCCTCTTGGCGACGATTTGCGGAGAAAACGCCGCAAGCGTGAAGCTTTTCGAAAAGTGCGGATACACAAGGTGTGCCCGCTATAAAGAAGTTGGAAAAAAATTCGGAAAATCGCTGGATGTCGTCGTCTACCAAAAAATAATCGATTGTTAG
- a CDS encoding MFS transporter, with the protein MFDAMDQGMVSGVMATIGKSWALTAGQLGLLGSISMLGMAVGAAISGMAADKWGRRNIVMLTLLIYGFASILSGFSTSYYMLLGLRFITGFGLGGELPAASTLVSEFSPKKIRGRNVIILESFWAWGWILAALVAFLLIPIYGWRIAFIVGGIPALFAAVLRHQVPESPRYLERAGRTDEAEALVSIMESQAGIQPSTSAAHSTPGISDQGVAVSARPHVAFSDLWKRKYLRSTIVLWVVWFGINFGYYGFVLWTPTLLVAQGFNLVKSFEFTLIMCLAQLPGYFSAAYLIEKIGRKKILAVYFAGTAVAAWLFGHAGNVTEILTFGSLLYFFSLGAWGCVYAYTPEMYPTAFRASGAGWAAAFGRIGAFIAPFIVPVIYELYGKKTGYSYVFILLAGVFALVALVVGIFGRETMGKSLEEISE; encoded by the coding sequence ATGTTTGACGCCATGGATCAGGGGATGGTTTCAGGCGTTATGGCGACCATTGGAAAAAGCTGGGCCCTCACCGCCGGTCAGCTCGGATTACTCGGCAGCATCAGCATGCTCGGCATGGCGGTGGGCGCAGCAATTTCGGGTATGGCCGCCGATAAATGGGGCCGCCGTAACATTGTGATGCTCACGTTGTTGATTTATGGATTCGCCAGTATTCTCTCGGGATTTTCCACCAGCTATTACATGCTGCTCGGTTTGCGATTCATCACCGGATTCGGACTCGGAGGAGAACTCCCGGCAGCGTCAACCCTGGTCAGCGAATTCTCACCGAAAAAAATTCGCGGTCGCAACGTCATCATTCTCGAAAGCTTCTGGGCATGGGGTTGGATACTTGCAGCCCTCGTCGCTTTTCTCCTCATACCGATTTATGGATGGCGCATCGCGTTCATCGTCGGCGGTATACCCGCATTATTCGCCGCCGTTCTGCGCCATCAAGTGCCTGAATCACCGCGCTATCTCGAACGCGCAGGACGCACCGACGAAGCTGAGGCACTCGTGAGCATCATGGAGTCTCAGGCAGGCATTCAACCCTCGACATCGGCCGCACACTCTACGCCTGGAATATCCGATCAAGGAGTTGCGGTTTCGGCACGACCGCATGTCGCGTTTTCGGATCTATGGAAACGCAAGTATCTCCGCAGCACCATCGTCTTGTGGGTGGTATGGTTCGGAATAAACTTCGGATACTATGGCTTCGTTCTCTGGACGCCGACATTGCTCGTGGCACAGGGGTTTAACCTCGTAAAAAGTTTCGAGTTCACCCTCATAATGTGCTTGGCGCAATTGCCCGGTTACTTCAGCGCCGCATACTTGATAGAAAAAATCGGACGGAAGAAGATTCTCGCCGTCTATTTTGCCGGAACAGCCGTAGCCGCATGGCTTTTCGGGCACGCCGGAAACGTCACAGAAATCCTGACTTTCGGCAGCCTCTTGTACTTCTTCAGCCTCGGTGCATGGGGCTGCGTTTACGCTTACACTCCGGAAATGTACCCGACTGCATTTCGCGCAAGCGGTGCAGGTTGGGCGGCGGCGTTCGGGCGCATAGGCGCGTTCATTGCGCCGTTCATCGTGCCGGTAATCTATGAACTTTACGGAAAGAAAACCGGTTATTCATACGTGTTCATTCTCCTTGCAGGAGTATTTGCACTCGTGGCACTCGTAGTGGGAATCTTCGGTCGCGAGACCATGGGGAAATCACTGGAAGAAATAAGTGAATGA
- a CDS encoding hydrolase, with protein MDQNFSRAQALDLLQKYNKEPFHIQHALTVEGVMRFFAQGRSYDDEKEFWGLVGLLHDIDFEQYPEQHCVKAPELLKEIGASDEFIHGVVSHGYGMSGSTVKPEHEMEKILFATDELTGLIGAAALMRPSKSTQDMELKSLRKKYKDKKFAAGCDRGVIEQGALMLDMELNDLLEATISAMRSCEQSVHDETQSLTR; from the coding sequence ATGGACCAGAATTTCTCCCGAGCGCAAGCTCTCGATCTATTACAAAAGTACAATAAAGAGCCTTTCCATATTCAGCACGCGCTGACTGTGGAGGGCGTCATGCGCTTCTTCGCGCAAGGGCGCAGTTATGATGATGAAAAAGAATTTTGGGGACTCGTGGGATTGCTCCATGACATCGACTTCGAACAATATCCCGAGCAGCACTGTGTCAAAGCGCCCGAACTCCTCAAAGAAATCGGTGCGAGCGATGAGTTCATTCATGGGGTGGTGAGCCACGGATATGGAATGTCGGGTTCCACCGTCAAGCCTGAGCACGAAATGGAAAAGATTCTTTTCGCCACCGACGAGCTCACCGGCCTCATCGGTGCGGCGGCGTTGATGAGGCCCTCCAAAAGCACACAAGACATGGAACTGAAAAGCTTGCGAAAAAAATACAAGGACAAAAAATTTGCCGCAGGTTGCGACAGAGGAGTCATCGAGCAAGGCGCGCTGATGCTCGATATGGAGCTCAACGATTTACTCGAAGCGACCATCTCGGCCATGCGCAGTTGCGAGCAATCCGTACACGACGAAACTCAATCGCTTACGCGGTAA
- a CDS encoding winged helix-turn-helix transcriptional regulator — MLGDFMSPSPSEETLYDLAELFKIFGDSTRIKILYALSERDYCVSDLACNLGMTQSAVSHQLRVLKNGRLVRGVRKGKTISYALADDHVFTILDQGLSHIGEVAPRPVDEDLLFFPPETEV, encoded by the coding sequence ATGTTAGGAGATTTTATGTCACCATCACCTTCCGAGGAAACTCTTTACGATTTAGCCGAACTCTTTAAGATATTCGGAGATTCGACTCGCATTAAAATTCTTTATGCGCTCTCCGAAAGAGATTATTGTGTCAGCGATCTCGCCTGTAACCTCGGCATGACGCAGTCGGCCGTTTCGCACCAGCTCCGAGTCTTGAAAAACGGTCGGCTCGTGCGCGGCGTCAGAAAAGGGAAAACAATTTCCTACGCTCTGGCCGACGACCATGTTTTCACCATTCTCGACCAAGGTCTTTCCCATATCGGTGAGGTCGCACCCCGCCCCGTCGACGAGGACCTGTTGTTCTTTCCTCCCGAGACGGAGGTGTGA